ATTACGGAGACTCATCCGATGAAAGACGCTCGCCTGCGCATTCAGTCACTGCTTGCCGCACTGCTACTACTATCCCTGACCGCGTTTGGCGCCCAGGCACAGGACACCGGCGCAGACTTCCTGTCAGATCTGCACGATTTCCGCATCAACAACTATCTGGCTCTGGACTCGTTCTACGCATTCAGCGCCAACGGCGACACGGAAGCCCTCAATCGTATCGTGGGCAGCATCAATGCCTCCAATAATGCGATGAACGCCGTGATCGCCAGCACCAGTGGCGTTCTGTCGCCACAGCAAGTGGAAGGGCTCAACCAGGACTTTGACCAGTTCAAGGATCTCATGCGCGGGAACATCAACGAAGTCCGGGATCGCGGCTACCCTGACCTCCGCCTGATGGCCGATCTCGCAAACAAGGCGTCAAGCATGAACGAGCGTGCTACAGAGCTTTATGGTGTTGCCCAGGAGAACAGCGGTACCCAGGCTGACGCGCGTATTGAGTCAGCTCGCTCCGCGGCCGTGGTGATGGCGCAAATGATGGCAAGGTACTCCGCACGCACCCACTCCTCCGTGGCCCAGACATTCCAGGGCGCATCAGATGAAGCATCGCTGGACCAGCAGGCCCTGATGTTTGATAGCTTGCTGGCCCGGGTACAATCCGGCTCCGCCAGTGCCGAGCTCAAGGCCGCCATTGATGATGTCAGCTCCAAATGGCAGTTCATCCGCAGCTCCTACATCAACTACAACGAAAACAACGTCAGCTTCGTCATTGACCGCTATTCCAAAGGGATCATTCGCAGCCTGACCACCACCATCGAAATCCTCGAAAGTAACGCCTGATGTGTCTTCGGGCGGACTAACGGTCCGCCCGAAGTTTTCCTTCCTGTTGATGCCCGTCAGAATCCCGCTACACTTTCTCGTATAAACTGTTGATACTGACTAATACCCCAATTTGCAAAGGAGTGACCGAATGTCGACCTACAACAAGATGCTGGTTGCCATTGACCTGACAGAAGAAGCCCCGCAGGTTCTGAATAAAGCGAAAGCGATCTGCGACGCTTATGGCGCCGAGCTTTTTCTCGTCCATGTTGTTGAGCCGGTGGGTTACGCCTACGGTGGTGATATCCCGATGGACCTGACCGAACTTCAGGACCAGTTGGACAAAGCCGCCCGCGAGCAGCTGGCGAAGTACGGTGACCAGTATGGCGTACCGAAAAGCCACCAGATCGTCACGGTTGGCCGTCCGGAATCCGAAATCCATCGTCTGGTAAAAGACCAGGGCGTTGATTTGGTGATCGTTGGCAGCCATGGCCGCAAGGGGTTTCAGTTGCTTCTGGGCTCAACTGCCAACGGCGTACTGCACGGCACCCAGTGCGACGTTCTGGCCATCCGGATTCACTGAGCCACCCCGCCCAAAACGCCGATTGAGGCACCATGACAAAGGGAGGCTTACGCCTCCCCTTTCATTCTCGCCTGCAGTTTTCTCAGTTGACTCTCCAGTGACACGCTGACACTCGACGCCATGGAGAAAAAATTCAGCAATGCTTTGAGGTTACTGTCGCCTTTGCACACCGCATGAATCCGTTGCCAAAGCGCCTGATTTACCAATTGAAGCCTCTGATTCCGCTCTACCAGCCCCTTTAACTCCCAATCAGCCTGCTCCTGGTTCCGCTGGGCAAACAATTGCTGCAGCAGATAGTAGCCGACGCTCCGCATAACGAATTCGTCGCTGTTAGCGAATGGAAGATGATGCAGCGCCATCGGTTTAAGTTCTGACAGCACCGGGCAGCCACTGGTC
The window above is part of the Marinobacter sp. THAF197a genome. Proteins encoded here:
- a CDS encoding universal stress protein translates to MSTYNKMLVAIDLTEEAPQVLNKAKAICDAYGAELFLVHVVEPVGYAYGGDIPMDLTELQDQLDKAAREQLAKYGDQYGVPKSHQIVTVGRPESEIHRLVKDQGVDLVIVGSHGRKGFQLLLGSTANGVLHGTQCDVLAIRIH
- a CDS encoding DUF6901 family protein — translated: MNINYNFKFHDGRNIEFKVTGEPAKPPVSGFPSWVRLEHCKCSNCPLKAGEVEYCPAAVEILPVVEAFQAEDAYQKVDVEVTDDRRTYSKQTTLEEALRSLLGLKMATSGCPVLSELKPMALHHLPFANSDEFVMRSVGYYLLQQLFAQRNQEQADWELKGLVERNQRLQLVNQALWQRIHAVCKGDSNLKALLNFFSMASSVSVSLESQLRKLQARMKGEA